A window from Cryptomeria japonica chromosome 1, Sugi_1.0, whole genome shotgun sequence encodes these proteins:
- the LOC131066130 gene encoding alpha pinene synthase, chloroplastic translates to MALNSTPFSALNFCLKSKPTHHIKHSTKSFSALGRKCVSSPIMNKALPSTNVEGVTRRTANFHPNLWEDDFIQSLPNLPYDAPHYRERADGLVAEVKDMFNAVGAADSCAENIYKRLEMVDNVERFGIGRHFQKEIAEALDYVYRFWNESSKDLNTAALGLRVLRLHRYPVSSDVLEQFKEKDGQFIRSTSQTEEEIKSIVNLFRASLISFPEETIMDEAKAFSTMYLNQVLEKTDIISANLLQEIRFNLEYGWFSNLPGLEARHYMDIYGENCSWVKKVDNKKILGLAKLDFNINQSLHRSELQIVSRWWKESGLCKFDFMRHRHVEYFFAGCAITSEPKNSTFRIIFAKCVALTSLIDDLYDTHGTLDELKLFTKAIRRWDSSPPHYLPEYMKLAYRILYDAIIESAEQAKKIQGRDTLHLVQKAWVSYMDSVMEEAKWLSTGCIPTLKEYLENAKESVAFRTTTLEPILTLDGILPENILQKVDYPSTFNDLLCLTLRLRGDTRTFKAEADRGEVTSSISCYMKDHPNCNEEDALRHIISMLDKHLKELNKEYLKHDDVPICTKDTAFNILRCYHVFYRDGDGIGNSGKDTKNHVEKILIEPMEL, encoded by the exons ATGGCTCTTAATTCTACCCCTTTCTCTGCTTTGAACTTCTGCTTGAAATCTAAGCCTACCCATCACATTAAGCATTCCACCAAGTCATTCTCCGCATTAGGTAGAAAATGTGTGAGTAGTCCGATAATGAATAAGGCCTTGCCCTCCACTAATGTTGAAGGTGTCACTCGCCGCACAGCCAACTTCCATCCCAATTTGTGGGAAGACGATTTTATACAATCTCTCCCAAACCTGCCTTATGAT GCTCCTCACTATCGTGAGCGTGCTGATGGACTTGTTGCGGAGGTCAAAGACATGTTCAATGCAGTGGGTGCTGCAGATTCTTGTGCAGAAAATATTTATAAACGCCTTGAAATGGTGGATAATGTTGAACGCTTCGGAATTGGGAGGCACTTTCAAAAGGAAATAGCAGAAGCACTTGATTATGTTTACAG GTTTTGGAACGAGAGCAGTAAAGATCTGAATACTGCAGCTTTGGGACTTCGAGTCCTTCGACTACACAGATATCCCGTTTCTTCAG ATGTGTTGGAACAATTTAAAGAGAAGGATGGACAGTTCATACGTTCCACCAGTCAAACAGAGGAGGAGATCAAAAGTATTGTAAACTTATTTCGAGCTTCATTGATTTCCTTCCCAGAGGAGACAATAATGGACGAGGCTAAAGCCTTTTCTACCATGTACTTAAATCAAGTATTAGAGAAGACTGATATTATCAGTGCCAATCTTTTACAAGAG ATAAGATTTAATCTGGAGTATGGATGGTTCTCGAATCTACCAGGATTGGAAGCAAGGCATTATATGGACATTTACGGAGAAAATTGCTCATGGGTCAA GAAGGTGGATAATAAAAAGATTTTAGGTTTAGCTAAACTGGATTTTAACATTAATCAATCATTGCATCGGTCAGAGCTTCAGATCGTTTCTAG GTGGTGGAAAGAGTCGGGTTTATGTAAATTTGACTTCATGCGTCATAGACATGTAGAATATTTCTTTGCAGGGTGTGCAATTACTTCAGAACCTAAAAATTCTACTTTTAGAATTATTTTTGCAAAATGTGTTGCTCTTACATCATTAATTGATGATCTTTATGATACTCATGGAACTCTTGACGAGCTTAAACTTTTCACAAAGGCTATTAGGAG GTGGGATTCCTCTCCTCCACATTACCTTCCAGAATATATGAAATTGGCATATCGTATACTTTACGATGCAATTATTGAAAGTGCAGAACAAGCAAAGAAAATTCAAGGCCGTGACACTCTCCACCTTGTTCAAAAAGCT TGGGTCAGTTATATGGATTCTGTGATGGAAGAAGCTAAGTGGCTTTCTACTGGATGCataccaacattgaaggaatatttAGAAAATGCAAAAGAGAGTGTAGCTTTTCGTACAACAACATTGGAACCTATATTAACATTAGATGGAATTCTTCCAGAAAACATCCTTCAAAAAGTTGATTATCCATCAACATTCAATGATCTCTTGTGTTTGACCCTCAGATTAAGAGGTGACACTCGAACCTTCAAG GCTGAGGCAGATCGTGGAGAAGTCACTTCCAGTATATCATGTTACATGAAAGATCATCCAAATTGTAACGAGGAAGATGCATTGAGGCATATCATTTCTATGTTGGATAAACATCTCAAAGAACTCAACAAAGAGTATTTGAAACATGATGATGTTCCAATTTGTACTAAGGACACTGCTTTCAACATCTTAAGATGTTATCATGTTTTCTACAGAGACGGAGATGGAATTGGAAATTCTGGCAAAGATACAAAGAATCATGTAGAAAAAATCCTTATTGAACCTATGGAATTATAA